One stretch of Candidatus Brocadiaceae bacterium DNA includes these proteins:
- a CDS encoding divalent-cation tolerance protein CutA has protein sequence MPNAIVIFVTAGSKDEARKIGKTLVEEELVACCNIVQSVESLFKWQGKVTLENEILLIIKTREDLFLDVEKRILQLHSYEVPEIISLPITHGTKRYLDWLREETKVNQ, from the coding sequence ATGCCAAATGCAATTGTGATTTTTGTAACAGCAGGTTCAAAAGACGAGGCAAGAAAAATCGGGAAAACATTGGTAGAAGAAGAACTTGTTGCTTGTTGTAACATTGTACAATCTGTTGAGTCACTTTTTAAATGGCAAGGAAAAGTAACTCTTGAAAACGAGATATTACTGATTATCAAAACAAGAGAAGACTTGTTTCTCGACGTTGAAAAACGTATTTTACAACTGCATAGCTATGAGGTGCCAGAGATTATTTCCCTGCCAATTACCCATGGAACAAAGCGTTATTTAGACTGGCTAAGAGAAGAAACTAAAGTTAATCAATAA
- a CDS encoding 1-acyl-sn-glycerol-3-phosphate acyltransferase, whose amino-acid sequence MKIEIRGRENIPKDEPVIFVLNHQSMMDIKFSLAYIPVNFSFISKDTIFRVPILGAYMTASGHIPIQRTEDRKAYTTLLTAIKQLTRKKSLVVFPEGTRSEDGTLGAFKRGISLIILKSGKRVVPVAISGSNRFIPKHGWLSHPEKRFVKISFGKPLSFSNSRTDREYTIQVTDMIRNEVLGLLKA is encoded by the coding sequence ATGAAAATAGAAATACGCGGAAGAGAAAACATACCAAAAGATGAGCCTGTCATTTTTGTCTTAAATCATCAAAGCATGATGGACATCAAATTTTCTCTCGCGTATATACCTGTTAACTTTAGCTTTATTTCAAAAGATACCATCTTCCGTGTCCCCATTTTAGGGGCGTATATGACAGCGTCAGGACACATACCAATCCAGAGAACAGAAGACAGAAAGGCTTATACGACTCTCTTAACGGCTATCAAGCAATTAACCAGAAAAAAATCACTCGTGGTATTTCCCGAAGGAACAAGAAGCGAAGATGGCACGTTAGGCGCATTTAAGCGCGGCATTTCCCTGATTATCCTGAAATCAGGAAAAAGGGTCGTGCCTGTAGCTATTTCCGGAAGTAACCGGTTCATACCAAAACATGGCTGGTTATCCCATCCGGAAAAGAGATTTGTCAAAATATCCTTTGGGAAACCTCTTTCATTCAGTAATTCAAGAACAGATCGCGAATATACCATTCAGGTAACCGATATGATACGGAATGAGGTGCTGGGTTTGCTGAAGGCCTGA
- a CDS encoding tetratricopeptide repeat protein: MKKTVVCIFFFFFGCAGCSFADKEYTKKNQKVDQYQLAMEYNNLGAKYVNKDMLDVAIVQFQKALTVNPDFAEAHNNLGVAYCRTGKFDEAMSEFMLAIKINPDYSKAHDNLGFVYRKKNMFEEAIEEHHKALRINPHDMEAKKNIALAKEEKTKYNKALAYQDIHTDRSQQFTIGYHQYTRGFIDEAIESFKDALKNNPEDMVSSYYLGNSYRMKGMTDDAINIYKTISQKDPSNVIVQLQLGEAYKEKGLFDNAVSIYEDLVKTNPDTTRILYKLGEVYREKEILNKAILMYNKAIASNPNFSEAYNKLGVVSLQEGFYDDAISAWKKLLVLSPHSAKTHYNLGLAYAGNNMIGEAIEEFRKTIETDPDNKNARYNLAYAYEAKGMMDEAFLEYKNAIDLNKREQGRRKTETVNKRNELEEIIVTSDEHK; this comes from the coding sequence ATGAAAAAAACGGTTGTCTGCATCTTTTTCTTTTTCTTTGGTTGTGCTGGTTGTTCCTTCGCAGACAAGGAATATACAAAAAAAAACCAAAAAGTGGATCAATACCAGTTGGCAATGGAGTATAACAATCTTGGCGCCAAATACGTTAACAAAGACATGTTAGACGTAGCGATAGTGCAATTCCAAAAGGCGCTTACGGTAAACCCTGATTTTGCTGAAGCGCATAACAATCTGGGAGTTGCTTATTGTCGGACCGGGAAATTTGATGAGGCAATGTCAGAATTCATGTTAGCAATAAAAATTAATCCGGATTATTCCAAAGCACATGACAACCTGGGATTTGTTTACAGAAAAAAAAATATGTTTGAAGAGGCTATAGAAGAACATCATAAGGCGTTAAGAATCAATCCGCACGATATGGAAGCAAAAAAAAATATTGCGTTAGCAAAAGAGGAAAAAACTAAATACAACAAGGCGCTGGCATATCAGGATATTCACACGGATAGATCTCAGCAGTTTACCATAGGGTATCACCAATATACGAGAGGATTTATTGACGAGGCCATAGAATCATTTAAAGATGCCCTGAAAAACAATCCCGAAGACATGGTATCCTCTTATTATCTAGGAAATTCCTATAGGATGAAGGGTATGACAGACGATGCAATCAACATATACAAAACGATTTCCCAAAAAGACCCTTCCAACGTCATTGTACAATTACAACTTGGTGAGGCATACAAAGAAAAAGGGCTGTTCGATAACGCCGTTTCCATATATGAAGATCTCGTAAAAACCAATCCGGATACTACCCGCATCCTTTATAAACTTGGTGAGGTTTATAGAGAAAAGGAGATATTGAATAAAGCCATTCTTATGTACAATAAAGCAATTGCATCTAATCCAAATTTTTCGGAGGCGTATAATAAACTCGGGGTTGTATCTTTGCAAGAGGGTTTTTACGATGATGCAATATCAGCCTGGAAAAAACTGTTGGTATTAAGTCCCCATTCCGCAAAAACTCATTATAATTTAGGGTTGGCATACGCGGGGAACAACATGATAGGAGAAGCCATCGAAGAATTCAGGAAAACGATAGAAACGGATCCGGACAATAAGAATGCCAGATATAATCTAGCCTATGCCTATGAAGCTAAGGGAATGATGGATGAAGCATTTTTAGAATACAAAAATGCAATAGATTTAAACAAAAGAGAGCAAGGCCGCAGAAAGACGGAAACAGTAAACAAGCGAAATGAACTTGAAGAGATAATTGTTACATCTGATGAACATAAATAG
- a CDS encoding aldehyde dehydrogenase family protein — translation MEGKNYINGTFIAGADGNRFESRNPANRDEILGTFPLSTERDVNNAVHSAQTAYDTWKHISRVKRGELLDEFIQLLKKNREELAQLVTRECGKGITEGRADVTEGIHMAQYVFGTVRMPHGDIVDSEITEKDSFMRRKPKGVVAAITPWNFPFAIPLWLICPSIVEGNTVIFKPSRETPCVANKIAEYMHQAGFPPGVFNIVHGGCGDLLVKHPGTHVILFTGSNDVGSEIKRTVAGFYNKMCACEMGGKNAVIVLDDANLNIAVNASVISAFKTSGQRCTSAGRLIVHERVLGEFEKRFIETVKRLKIGDPLDEDVFIGPVINQAATEKIARYNTIAQDEGADVLLEGKRLTEEPYKKGYFMSPFVYRMKKNPGSRVLHEEVFGPHVAIIPVKDINEAIEVYNDTDYGLSCAVITENFRNTRKIRDNCDYGLGYVNLPTIGAEVHLPFGGVKKSGTGLPSASTLIDVVTHRTAWTVNYAEEIKMAQGLTIRL, via the coding sequence ATGGAAGGAAAAAATTATATTAACGGAACATTTATAGCCGGTGCTGACGGCAATCGATTTGAAAGCCGGAATCCCGCAAACAGAGATGAAATTTTAGGAACATTTCCGCTTTCAACCGAACGCGACGTAAATAATGCGGTTCATTCTGCGCAAACTGCGTATGATACATGGAAACATATTTCCCGCGTTAAACGCGGCGAACTCCTTGATGAGTTTATTCAGTTGTTGAAGAAAAACAGAGAAGAACTCGCACAACTGGTAACCAGAGAATGCGGAAAGGGGATTACCGAGGGACGCGCCGATGTGACAGAGGGTATTCACATGGCACAGTATGTCTTTGGGACAGTACGGATGCCTCATGGCGATATCGTCGATTCTGAAATCACAGAAAAAGACTCCTTCATGAGGAGAAAACCAAAAGGTGTTGTAGCGGCAATTACCCCATGGAATTTTCCCTTTGCAATTCCTCTCTGGTTGATTTGCCCTTCGATAGTGGAAGGAAACACGGTTATTTTCAAACCGTCAAGGGAAACACCATGTGTCGCGAATAAGATTGCCGAATATATGCATCAGGCAGGTTTTCCTCCCGGTGTCTTTAATATTGTACATGGTGGATGCGGAGATTTATTGGTAAAGCATCCCGGCACTCATGTCATACTGTTTACCGGCTCTAATGACGTAGGCTCTGAAATCAAGAGGACTGTTGCTGGATTTTACAACAAAATGTGTGCCTGTGAGATGGGAGGTAAAAATGCGGTCATTGTTCTTGACGATGCAAATCTGAATATTGCGGTAAATGCCTCTGTTATCAGCGCCTTTAAGACTTCCGGCCAACGATGCACCTCTGCCGGCAGATTGATAGTACATGAACGTGTTCTGGGCGAGTTTGAAAAGAGGTTTATTGAAACAGTAAAACGGTTAAAGATAGGCGACCCCTTGGATGAAGATGTGTTTATAGGCCCTGTGATCAATCAAGCGGCGACAGAAAAGATTGCACGATACAATACTATTGCACAAGATGAAGGGGCAGACGTGCTCCTGGAGGGAAAGAGGCTTACAGAAGAGCCTTACAAAAAGGGATATTTCATGTCTCCCTTTGTGTATCGAATGAAGAAGAATCCTGGGAGTCGCGTGCTCCATGAAGAAGTTTTTGGACCACACGTCGCAATTATCCCTGTGAAAGACATTAATGAAGCCATAGAGGTATATAATGACACCGATTACGGCCTTTCTTGCGCAGTAATCACGGAAAATTTCAGAAACACGAGAAAGATCAGAGACAATTGCGATTATGGTCTTGGTTATGTAAATCTTCCCACAATTGGAGCGGAAGTTCATTTGCCCTTTGGTGGTGTAAAAAAAAGCGGAACAGGTTTGCCCTCCGCAAGTACGCTTATCGATGTAGTTACACACAGAACGGCATGGACAGTAAATTACGCAGAGGAAATAAAAATGGCTCAGGGATTAACGATACGTTTGTAG
- a CDS encoding EAL domain-containing protein — protein MELTTLLAASHIDLQKAKILVVDDEPEILASLKLLLEANQYMVTVSVGGAQACKELLRTSYDLVLLDLTMNGMSGHGVMDFMAKHGIITSIIVISGESSFVAASKALRRGAQDYVKKPYEPEELLTTIRNTIAKKVLEDANLKMQQKLKDSEALYRYIVNTSPDIIYMLDRKGKFIFLNSQVENLLEYRKHELIGKRFTAIVGTEDVSKLKSFIRDKVGNKPTIRPFETIELRVFQKHAASGNRFFEVTLFPIESDSVKPCQNGKSLSGKKFVGYYGTARDITERKKAEEFIRFQAYHDSLTKLPNRILFKDRGTTAIMRARRNGYRMAVLFIDLDRFKKVNDTLGHALGDQLLQVVSRRMDSCIRGVDTLSRFGGDEFTLLLSDIRTPEDAGRVAKKILTVLQEPFMLGTYEIFVNVSIGISTFPDNGDTIELLIQNADLAMFQAKASCKESFTFFNNDMKKTIHASRLVLENDLRRAVKNKEFVIHYQPQIEIMTGKIIGVEALIRWNHPEHGIISPAEFIPLAEETKLIGIIGEWVLRNACGEVRKWIKEDYSTLRLSVNFSPMQIKHPCFVENLLQILAECEFPTKNFEVELTESVLMTDLDRIALKLNRLQKQSITIAIDDFGTGYSSLSYLQKLPIHTLKIDQAFVQEIQSTESEANLVRAIIAMGKGLKLNTVAEGVETYDQLEFLRCSGCHAIQGYYFGKPQKGEGILNLLMENF, from the coding sequence ATGGAATTAACAACACTACTTGCAGCATCTCATATTGATTTACAAAAGGCAAAAATTCTTGTCGTTGATGATGAGCCGGAAATACTTGCTAGCCTGAAGCTTTTACTGGAAGCAAATCAATATATGGTTACTGTTTCCGTAGGCGGAGCTCAGGCCTGTAAGGAACTTTTAAGGACTTCCTACGATCTTGTTTTGCTTGATCTCACTATGAATGGTATGTCTGGTCATGGCGTTATGGATTTCATGGCAAAACATGGAATCATAACTTCAATCATCGTAATCAGCGGGGAGTCCTCATTTGTAGCTGCGAGCAAGGCTCTTAGAAGGGGAGCTCAGGACTACGTTAAAAAACCGTATGAGCCTGAGGAACTACTCACCACGATTAGAAATACAATAGCCAAAAAGGTATTGGAAGATGCAAATCTAAAAATGCAGCAAAAACTGAAAGATTCGGAAGCGCTTTACCGGTATATCGTTAACACTTCGCCTGATATCATATATATGTTAGACCGCAAAGGTAAATTCATATTTTTGAATTCTCAAGTTGAAAATCTTTTGGAATACAGGAAACATGAACTTATCGGAAAGCGCTTTACGGCAATTGTTGGAACAGAGGATGTCTCAAAGTTAAAATCCTTTATAAGAGACAAGGTGGGTAATAAACCAACCATTCGTCCGTTTGAGACTATTGAATTGAGAGTTTTCCAGAAACATGCTGCTTCTGGTAACCGTTTTTTTGAAGTTACACTCTTTCCGATTGAATCAGATTCCGTAAAACCTTGCCAAAACGGTAAATCACTTTCCGGTAAAAAATTTGTTGGTTACTACGGAACTGCCAGAGACATTACCGAGAGAAAAAAAGCAGAGGAGTTTATAAGGTTTCAAGCCTATCATGATTCATTAACAAAATTACCCAATCGGATACTTTTTAAAGACAGGGGAACCACTGCCATTATGAGAGCTCGCCGAAATGGCTATAGAATGGCGGTCTTGTTTATCGATCTGGATAGATTTAAAAAAGTTAACGATACGCTTGGGCACGCGCTGGGAGATCAATTGCTTCAAGTAGTATCTCGGAGGATGGATTCTTGTATACGCGGTGTTGATACTTTATCACGTTTTGGCGGAGATGAATTCACGCTTCTCCTTTCCGATATAAGAACTCCTGAAGACGCAGGGCGGGTAGCAAAGAAAATTCTTACTGTTTTACAGGAGCCATTCATGCTTGGTACCTATGAAATCTTTGTAAATGTCAGTATCGGTATTTCCACGTTTCCGGACAATGGTGACACGATAGAGTTGCTTATTCAAAATGCTGATTTAGCCATGTTTCAGGCCAAAGCTTCTTGCAAAGAGAGTTTTACGTTCTTCAATAACGATATGAAGAAAACGATCCATGCCAGTCGTCTGGTACTGGAAAATGATTTAAGGCGAGCGGTAAAAAACAAAGAATTTGTTATTCATTATCAACCTCAAATAGAGATTATGACGGGAAAGATCATTGGGGTTGAAGCCCTCATTCGGTGGAATCATCCGGAGCATGGGATTATCAGTCCGGCCGAGTTCATTCCCCTGGCCGAAGAAACAAAGCTTATAGGCATAATAGGAGAATGGGTTCTTCGCAATGCTTGCGGAGAAGTGCGAAAGTGGATAAAAGAAGATTACAGTACACTGAGGCTGTCGGTTAATTTTTCACCCATGCAGATTAAACATCCTTGTTTTGTTGAAAATCTTTTACAGATACTCGCCGAATGCGAATTTCCTACAAAAAATTTTGAGGTAGAGCTGACGGAAAGTGTACTCATGACGGACCTTGACCGCATAGCCCTAAAATTAAACCGGCTTCAAAAGCAATCAATAACAATTGCTATCGATGACTTTGGCACCGGTTATTCGTCTTTGTCGTATTTACAGAAACTCCCGATCCATACGCTCAAGATTGACCAGGCATTCGTGCAAGAGATACAAAGCACTGAGAGCGAAGCCAATCTTGTTCGTGCGATCATTGCCATGGGAAAAGGCTTAAAACTGAATACGGTAGCAGAAGGTGTGGAAACGTATGACCAGCTCGAATTTTTACGCTGTTCTGGTTGTCATGCTATTCAGGGATATTATTTCGGAAAACCGCAAAAAGGAGAGGGAATTTTAAATTTATTAATGGAAAATTTTTAA
- a CDS encoding VanZ family protein, which translates to MALPVKFIFIKKITHGWRWAIVVLYTSALYTFLPFGPRFWKAVSYQFGNSSNYLGLFFTCFLGACFLVYLVFQKQERRASVYVSFFLISLICLLELKYLCVTGAERFHVLMYGILACVVFWAFKLSIKNKTIYIYTTILSCFLGVVDEAIQDFLPMRFFDMKDILMNCLSCGMGTLFILFVLRPELNHQKEG; encoded by the coding sequence GTGGCATTACCTGTTAAGTTCATCTTTATAAAAAAAATTACCCACGGATGGCGGTGGGCCATTGTGGTTCTTTATACTTCGGCACTCTATACGTTCCTTCCCTTTGGACCCCGTTTTTGGAAAGCGGTTTCCTATCAATTCGGAAATAGCAGTAATTATCTTGGACTGTTTTTTACCTGCTTCCTCGGCGCTTGTTTTCTTGTTTACCTGGTCTTTCAAAAACAAGAAAGAAGAGCTTCTGTATACGTTTCATTTTTTCTTATATCCCTTATTTGTCTTCTTGAGCTGAAATACCTGTGCGTCACCGGTGCGGAAAGGTTTCACGTGCTTATGTATGGGATATTGGCATGCGTTGTTTTCTGGGCATTCAAACTTAGTATAAAAAACAAAACAATATATATTTATACAACAATTCTTTCCTGCTTCCTCGGGGTTGTTGACGAGGCTATTCAGGATTTTTTACCGATGAGGTTTTTTGATATGAAAGACATCCTCATGAATTGTCTATCGTGTGGTATGGGAACGCTTTTTATTCTTTTTGTACTAAGGCCTGAATTAAACCATCAAAAGGAAGGATAA
- a CDS encoding nicotinate phosphoribosyltransferase, whose protein sequence is MKDPQSLFLREDMLGIVTDFYQLSMAAGYFEQKMRDITTFELFVRRLPDNRSYLITAGLEQALHYLSHITFSREAIQFLKELSIFRQTSQKFFEYLENFCFTGTVHALPEGTITFPEEPMLRVTAPIIEAQIIETYLLSIMSFQTSIATKAARIVSAAQGKNVIDFGTRRAHGPQAGVLAARSCFIGGCTGTSNVYAAYKLNIPAMGTVAHSWVMAFEKEQEAFIKFHEIFPENTLLVIDTYDTLAGARHAAVIGKKLKGVRIDSGNLLELSKKVRKFFDTEGLHHVQITASGDLNEDRIDYLVKNGAPIDMFGVGTEMVTSKDAPALGGVYKLVEQEQNGRVLPRMKTSKSKGTYPCKKQIYRFLDDEGNLIKDVIGLENEDIRGTPLLVPVIKEGKICYNLPAIRDIQEKATKNLAHLPESFKRLHHAKPFPVIKSQGLEQKKKELEQSLRNAH, encoded by the coding sequence ATGAAAGACCCACAATCCCTGTTTTTACGGGAAGACATGCTTGGAATCGTTACAGATTTCTATCAACTCAGCATGGCTGCCGGATATTTTGAACAGAAAATGCGCGATATTACCACGTTTGAATTGTTCGTTCGCCGCCTCCCGGATAATCGTTCTTATCTTATCACCGCCGGGTTGGAACAAGCATTGCATTATCTTTCTCATATTACTTTTTCAAGGGAGGCAATTCAGTTTTTAAAGGAATTATCAATCTTCAGACAGACAAGTCAAAAATTTTTTGAATATCTGGAAAATTTCTGTTTCACCGGCACTGTGCATGCGTTACCGGAGGGAACCATTACCTTTCCTGAAGAACCCATGCTTCGGGTCACCGCACCAATCATTGAAGCACAGATAATAGAAACATATCTACTTTCCATCATGAGCTTTCAGACATCCATTGCGACAAAAGCAGCGCGTATTGTTTCTGCCGCACAAGGAAAGAATGTAATAGACTTTGGAACACGTCGTGCTCACGGACCTCAGGCTGGAGTCCTCGCCGCCAGGTCATGTTTTATCGGTGGATGTACCGGTACGTCCAATGTATACGCCGCTTACAAACTGAATATACCCGCTATGGGAACGGTCGCACACTCATGGGTCATGGCATTTGAAAAGGAACAAGAGGCTTTTATTAAATTTCATGAGATATTTCCTGAAAATACCCTCTTAGTTATTGATACCTATGATACATTAGCAGGAGCAAGACATGCAGCAGTAATCGGTAAAAAACTGAAAGGCGTCCGTATCGATAGCGGTAATTTATTAGAGCTCAGTAAAAAAGTGCGTAAGTTTTTTGACACAGAAGGGTTACACCACGTCCAAATCACCGCAAGCGGTGATTTAAATGAAGATCGCATTGATTATCTGGTAAAAAACGGTGCACCGATAGACATGTTTGGCGTAGGCACCGAGATGGTGACTTCCAAAGATGCCCCAGCCCTTGGCGGCGTATACAAACTTGTAGAACAGGAGCAAAACGGTAGAGTACTTCCCAGAATGAAAACCAGCAAAAGCAAAGGTACCTATCCGTGCAAAAAGCAGATTTATCGTTTTTTGGATGATGAGGGAAATCTGATAAAAGATGTAATCGGACTTGAAAACGAGGATATCAGAGGAACCCCTCTTTTGGTGCCAGTTATAAAAGAGGGTAAAATATGTTATAATTTACCAGCTATCCGTGATATACAGGAAAAGGCAACAAAAAATCTGGCTCACCTTCCGGAATCTTTCAAGCGTTTACATCATGCAAAACCCTTTCCGGTAATCAAAAGCCAGGGACTGGAGCAAAAGAAAAAGGAGCTTGAACAAAGCCTGAGAAACGCTCACTGA
- a CDS encoding PQQ-dependent sugar dehydrogenase codes for MSFMKRKMLLVVIVSIMYFPVSVFAGQIGIEPVATNLALPVSITHAGDGSGRLFISLQNGTVVIFDGDQVLTVPFLDIRQRVSCCGEQGLLSVAFHPNYITNGYFFVNYTNKEGDTVIERYRVSDNPNSADQDSAELILTIPQPFSNHNGGQLKFGPDGYLYIGMGDGGSGGDPENNAQNLGTLLGKMLRIDVDNAAPFAIPPNNPFVNNPKARDEIWAFGLRNPWRFSFDRITGDLFISDVGQNRWEEANFQMANSSGGENYGWRLMEGNHCFNPQTDCNNDGSLVIPIVEYDHSLGCSITGGYRYRGKKIQKLDGIYVYGDFCSGRIWGAKEDGNKKWKTSELLDTDFSISTFGEDEEGELYFAHYSKANGTIYRICPAFTISPPTGKYISTQDIDLALIVKVSGFAVVNSAATLDGNDVTHLLKNCFVKGTILSGGQTFRCPDSMTTMLDAGVHTLTVSITFNDTTTTTDTVTWEILKNTEP; via the coding sequence ATGTCCTTTATGAAAAGAAAAATGCTCTTAGTCGTTATTGTGAGCATAATGTATTTTCCTGTGTCTGTCTTTGCCGGCCAAATTGGAATAGAGCCAGTTGCCACCAACCTTGCACTTCCTGTTTCCATTACCCATGCAGGGGATGGTTCAGGCCGTCTTTTTATCTCTCTCCAAAACGGCACAGTCGTTATTTTTGATGGAGATCAAGTACTAACGGTTCCTTTCCTTGATATCAGGCAACGAGTTTCCTGCTGTGGAGAACAAGGGCTTTTAAGCGTTGCATTCCACCCAAACTACATTACCAATGGCTACTTCTTCGTTAACTACACAAATAAAGAGGGTGATACTGTTATTGAACGCTATCGTGTATCTGATAATCCCAATAGTGCTGATCAGGATTCTGCAGAACTGATCCTTACAATACCTCAACCCTTCTCAAACCATAATGGCGGTCAGTTGAAATTCGGTCCCGATGGATACCTCTATATCGGGATGGGTGACGGCGGTTCGGGCGGAGACCCTGAAAACAATGCGCAGAATTTGGGAACCCTGTTAGGGAAGATGCTTCGAATTGATGTAGACAACGCCGCTCCCTTTGCCATACCTCCCAATAATCCCTTTGTAAATAATCCAAAGGCACGGGACGAGATTTGGGCGTTTGGCCTGCGTAACCCATGGAGGTTTAGTTTTGACCGCATCACCGGTGACCTGTTCATTTCAGATGTCGGCCAAAATAGGTGGGAAGAGGCTAATTTTCAGATGGCAAACAGTTCAGGTGGCGAGAATTATGGGTGGCGCTTAATGGAGGGAAATCATTGCTTCAATCCTCAAACTGACTGTAATAACGACGGCTCGCTTGTCATTCCGATAGTGGAATATGACCACTCTCTGGGTTGTTCTATCACGGGCGGTTACCGGTATCGAGGTAAAAAAATTCAAAAACTTGACGGTATTTATGTATATGGGGATTTCTGTTCCGGAAGAATCTGGGGCGCAAAGGAAGATGGCAATAAGAAATGGAAAACGTCAGAACTCCTGGATACGGACTTTTCAATCAGCACATTCGGTGAAGATGAAGAAGGCGAACTGTATTTCGCACACTATTCAAAAGCAAACGGAACAATATACCGTATCTGTCCCGCGTTTACTATTTCACCCCCGACGGGCAAATATATAAGTACTCAAGACATTGATCTCGCTCTTATTGTAAAGGTGTCAGGATTCGCGGTGGTAAACAGCGCTGCAACTCTTGACGGTAATGACGTAACACATTTGCTGAAGAACTGTTTTGTAAAAGGAACCATTCTCTCTGGTGGCCAGACCTTCAGGTGTCCGGATAGTATGACTACTATGCTTGATGCGGGCGTTCACACCTTAACTGTATCCATCACCTTCAATGATACTACGACAACAACCGATACCGTTACGTGGGAAATTCTTAAAAACACAGAACCCTGA
- a CDS encoding phage head morphogenesis protein, with protein MTRFLVFLIVAYFVYYLIKNGLKNKTEQRTDYQKKQTDNYRETDAGNAHIREIAYVVYSATNDRNTCDVCKSLDGRHLLPNSNLLQKIKPPHAGCKNPKGCRCTLVYITKDEENGSEIETLLKRHGGICDKHVIEKERGK; from the coding sequence ATGACTCGTTTTCTTGTATTTTTAATTGTGGCGTATTTTGTTTATTATCTGATCAAAAATGGTTTAAAAAATAAAACGGAACAAAGGACTGATTATCAAAAAAAGCAAACCGATAACTACCGGGAAACAGATGCTGGCAACGCGCATATAAGGGAAATAGCATATGTCGTTTATTCGGCAACAAATGATAGAAATACTTGTGATGTCTGCAAGTCGCTGGATGGTAGACATCTGCTTCCCAACAGCAATCTGTTGCAAAAAATCAAACCTCCGCACGCAGGTTGCAAAAACCCAAAAGGGTGTCGCTGCACACTTGTATATATAACAAAAGATGAAGAAAACGGGTCGGAAATTGAGACTCTCTTGAAGAGGCATGGAGGCATATGTGACAAACATGTCATCGAAAAAGAACGGGGTAAATAA
- the tsaB gene encoding tRNA (adenosine(37)-N6)-threonylcarbamoyltransferase complex dimerization subunit type 1 TsaB produces the protein MKVLGIETSGNMGGIAVCEKGRCILARNFGTTLQHDKKLVSTIKEVLQTIGWMPFDIDLIAVNVGPGSYTGLRIGIACAKTLAYALQKPVVDVPVFDIVAENYDTDSIPICPILDARRKHVYACLYISDGTQWKRQTEFLVIPPEDLLPLLPRPVIIFGDGILPYKEIFRQEKIIIEKEEWAMPKAENVALLGQKRYLSGHRCELRAVLPLYLRKMEVLEKQEQKG, from the coding sequence ATGAAAGTATTGGGCATAGAGACTTCGGGAAATATGGGAGGTATTGCTGTTTGTGAAAAAGGCCGATGTATCCTTGCCCGGAATTTTGGAACTACTTTGCAACATGACAAAAAACTTGTTTCAACCATAAAAGAAGTCCTGCAGACCATTGGCTGGATGCCATTTGACATAGATCTCATTGCGGTTAATGTGGGTCCAGGATCGTATACCGGTCTGCGCATTGGTATAGCCTGCGCAAAAACCCTGGCGTATGCGTTACAAAAACCTGTTGTCGATGTGCCTGTGTTCGATATTGTGGCAGAAAACTACGATACGGATTCCATTCCCATTTGCCCCATCCTCGATGCCCGGAGAAAACACGTCTATGCTTGTCTGTACATCAGTGACGGTACTCAGTGGAAAAGACAGACGGAATTTCTGGTGATTCCTCCGGAGGATCTTCTGCCGTTGCTGCCAAGACCGGTAATTATTTTCGGAGATGGGATTCTGCCATATAAAGAAATATTTCGGCAAGAAAAAATTATTATAGAAAAGGAAGAATGGGCAATGCCAAAAGCAGAAAACGTCGCCCTACTTGGACAAAAGAGATATTTGTCGGGACATCGATGTGAGTTGCGCGCAGTATTGCCATTATATTTGAGAAAAATGGAGGTATTGGAAAAACAGGAACAGAAAGGCTGA